One Georgenia wutianyii DNA segment encodes these proteins:
- a CDS encoding glucose-6-phosphate dehydrogenase, giving the protein MAAEVVSRTEVRKAEGTRTLLVLGGSGDLAGRLLLPGLGRLLATGIHPDLRLVGAGVDDWDDEQWRARLREVFVAQPSIEMAPWEQFAPLEEEPGRDTLRRLEEESVYLQADVTDPLELRRLLSLCDGPIVIYFALPPAITEQACLALQEIGLPEGTRLIIEKPFGTDLESARRLNEVVAGLVPEDQVHRVDHFLGKSTVLNILGFRFANRIFEPVWNATHVERVDIVYDEDLALEGRARYYDRSGALRDMIQSHLLQVLALITMDPPTTLGERDVRDRIAEVLRATRAGDPEIYSRRARYGAGQVGARDLPAYAEEPGVDPERGTETLAEVTFFIDSWRWKGVPFTLRSAKGVSPTRKEALVTFKPVPHLPLGLTGTSQPTRLRIGLGPECLDLELDVNGTGDPWSLDRVILSTSFGEGDLPAYGEVLAGVLEADPLLSVRGDVAEECWRIVEPVLAAWSEGRVALGEYPAGSDGSSG; this is encoded by the coding sequence GTGGCAGCTGAGGTCGTGAGCCGGACAGAGGTCCGGAAGGCGGAGGGCACGCGCACGCTGCTCGTGCTCGGGGGCAGCGGGGACCTCGCCGGGAGGCTGCTCCTGCCGGGGCTCGGCAGGCTGCTCGCGACGGGGATCCACCCCGACCTGCGGCTCGTGGGGGCGGGCGTGGACGACTGGGACGACGAGCAGTGGCGCGCCCGGCTGCGCGAGGTCTTCGTCGCCCAGCCGAGCATCGAGATGGCGCCGTGGGAGCAGTTCGCGCCGCTGGAGGAGGAGCCCGGGAGGGACACGCTCAGGCGGCTGGAGGAGGAGTCCGTCTACCTTCAGGCCGACGTCACCGACCCCCTCGAGCTGCGGCGTCTGCTCAGCCTGTGCGACGGGCCGATCGTCATCTACTTCGCGCTGCCGCCCGCGATCACCGAGCAGGCGTGCCTCGCCCTCCAGGAGATCGGGCTGCCGGAGGGCACGCGGCTCATCATCGAGAAGCCGTTCGGCACCGACCTGGAGTCCGCGCGGCGGCTCAACGAGGTCGTCGCCGGGCTGGTGCCCGAGGACCAGGTCCACCGGGTGGACCACTTCCTCGGCAAGAGCACCGTGCTCAACATCCTCGGGTTCCGCTTCGCCAACCGCATCTTCGAGCCGGTGTGGAACGCGACCCACGTGGAGCGGGTCGACATCGTCTACGACGAGGACCTCGCGCTCGAGGGCCGCGCCCGCTACTACGACCGCTCCGGTGCGCTGCGGGACATGATCCAGAGCCACCTGCTCCAGGTCCTCGCGCTCATCACCATGGACCCGCCGACGACGCTGGGGGAGCGCGACGTGCGCGACCGGATCGCCGAGGTGCTGCGCGCGACGCGGGCTGGGGACCCGGAGATCTACAGCCGCCGCGCCCGCTACGGCGCCGGGCAGGTGGGGGCGCGGGACCTGCCCGCGTACGCGGAGGAGCCGGGCGTGGACCCGGAGCGCGGCACGGAGACGCTCGCCGAGGTGACGTTCTTCATCGACAGCTGGCGGTGGAAGGGCGTGCCGTTCACGCTGCGGTCGGCGAAGGGGGTGTCGCCCACGCGCAAGGAGGCGCTGGTGACGTTCAAGCCCGTGCCGCACCTGCCGCTCGGGCTCACCGGGACCTCCCAGCCGACCCGGCTGCGCATCGGGCTCGGGCCGGAGTGTCTCGACCTCGAGCTCGACGTCAACGGCACCGGCGACCCGTGGAGCCTGGACCGCGTCATCCTCTCGACGAGCTTCGGCGAGGGCGACCTGCCCGCATACGGCGAGGTCCTCGCCGGGGTGCTCGAGGCCGACCCGCTGCTGTCGGTGCGCGGGGACGTCGCCGAGGAGTGCTGGCGGATCGTCGAGCCGGTGCTCGCGGCCTGGAGTGAGGGGCGGGTCGCGCTCGGTGAGTACCCGGCGGGCTCCGACGGGAGCAGCGGGTGA
- a CDS encoding SDR family oxidoreductase, with the protein MSNVTIIGGHGKVALLLAPLLTERGDTVTSVFRNPDHTSDVAATGADAVVADVERLSRDELAELLQGADAVVWSAGAGGGNAARTFAVDRDAAVRTIDAAKQAGVRRFVMVSYVGAGQDHGVPQDNPFYAYAQAKADADDHLRASGLDWTIVAPGALTLEEPTGRIDLVTKGDGGAHETSRANVARVVAAALTEPATVGRMIEFSDGDTPIEEALTAHG; encoded by the coding sequence ATGTCGAACGTGACCATCATCGGCGGCCACGGCAAGGTCGCCCTCCTGCTCGCCCCGCTGCTCACCGAGCGCGGCGACACCGTGACCAGCGTCTTCCGCAACCCCGACCACACCTCCGACGTCGCGGCCACCGGCGCGGACGCCGTCGTCGCCGACGTCGAGCGCCTCTCCCGCGACGAGCTCGCCGAGCTGCTCCAGGGCGCGGACGCCGTCGTGTGGAGCGCCGGCGCCGGGGGCGGGAACGCGGCACGGACCTTCGCCGTCGACCGCGACGCCGCCGTCCGCACCATCGACGCCGCGAAGCAGGCGGGCGTGCGCCGCTTCGTCATGGTGTCCTACGTGGGCGCCGGCCAGGACCACGGCGTGCCGCAGGACAACCCGTTCTACGCCTACGCCCAGGCCAAGGCGGACGCCGACGACCACCTGCGCGCCTCCGGCCTCGACTGGACGATCGTCGCCCCCGGCGCCCTCACCCTCGAGGAGCCCACCGGCCGCATCGACCTCGTGACCAAGGGCGACGGCGGAGCGCACGAGACGTCGCGCGCGAACGTCGCCCGGGTGGTCGCCGCGGCGCTCACCGAGCCCGCGACCGTCGGCCGGATGATCGAGTTCTCCGACGGCGACACCCCGATCGAGGAGGCGCTCACCGCGCACGGCTGA
- a CDS encoding M14 family zinc carboxypeptidase, which produces MTGRRVRLFTGGAAGAALIASLFAAPPSLAQVPAQVEGLEVEQQYGFATLRWEPVDGVSEYQIERTEVDENDEPVGEPVITGLWRPNRQVDHEVPTFADANFDPGDRFRWRVGIPGEGFSEPVHDTTLPHWGDPDTPGEGLRTGWELEAAARFTTDVEEQAYTAQIDELSDRVRVVEIGQTLQGRPINMFVIGYPSPPETAEEVAAGATALVNCNVHGNEPSSREACLILARKLAFDDDERTMDLLSDATVLLVPSINGDGRALNQRGNATGQDLNRDFSLIRQPETFAFTAMLRDYQPDAAFDGHEYGNNQAGDLPILFPRHLNVPEPVFGQSKDLVENWLYERGSEDGWWFCPYGCEGGSTVGQSQETILRNTLGLKNIVGVLLEARSAGGPTRPADGGSQTPEARKRKTYSAIYTFEQFFDYFDANQDAIEEAGEEGRRLQRLNRGPIVFRGAYTVDPFPAPHPGEAPPNPEVPGPEQILDAPVCGYLLTEEQYHGVREDSPPGFPTTVAERIEAHGWRVQERARGYMVPLTQDQRGLIPLLLDGDAAEPWVSAQRLYGPANNRVALPDSACGKTRLNPSVGGPAQQAELVYTTD; this is translated from the coding sequence TTGACGGGCCGCCGGGTCCGCCTGTTCACGGGGGGTGCGGCCGGCGCCGCGCTCATCGCCTCCTTGTTCGCCGCCCCACCCTCGCTGGCACAGGTGCCCGCGCAGGTGGAGGGCCTGGAGGTGGAGCAGCAGTACGGGTTCGCCACGCTGAGGTGGGAACCGGTCGACGGGGTGAGCGAGTACCAGATCGAGCGCACCGAGGTCGACGAGAACGACGAGCCGGTCGGGGAGCCGGTGATCACCGGCCTGTGGCGGCCCAACCGGCAGGTCGACCACGAGGTCCCGACCTTCGCCGACGCGAACTTCGACCCGGGCGACAGGTTCCGCTGGCGGGTCGGCATCCCCGGCGAGGGGTTCTCCGAGCCGGTCCACGACACGACCCTGCCGCACTGGGGCGACCCGGACACGCCGGGGGAGGGCCTGCGCACCGGCTGGGAGCTCGAGGCCGCCGCGCGGTTCACCACCGACGTCGAGGAGCAGGCCTACACGGCGCAGATCGACGAGCTGAGCGACCGGGTGCGCGTCGTCGAGATCGGGCAGACGCTCCAGGGGCGCCCGATCAACATGTTCGTCATCGGCTACCCGAGCCCGCCCGAGACGGCGGAGGAGGTCGCCGCTGGGGCGACGGCGCTGGTCAACTGCAACGTCCACGGCAACGAGCCGTCCTCCCGCGAGGCGTGCCTGATCCTCGCGCGCAAGCTCGCGTTCGACGACGACGAGCGCACCATGGACCTGCTGTCCGACGCGACCGTGCTCCTCGTCCCGTCGATCAACGGTGACGGGCGGGCGCTCAACCAGCGCGGCAACGCCACCGGCCAGGACCTCAACCGCGACTTCTCCCTCATCCGGCAGCCCGAGACGTTCGCGTTCACCGCGATGCTGCGCGACTACCAGCCCGACGCCGCGTTCGACGGGCACGAGTACGGCAACAACCAGGCGGGCGACCTGCCGATCCTCTTCCCGCGCCACCTCAACGTCCCTGAGCCGGTCTTCGGGCAGAGCAAGGACCTCGTGGAGAACTGGCTGTACGAGCGGGGCTCGGAGGACGGCTGGTGGTTCTGTCCCTACGGCTGTGAGGGGGGCAGCACGGTGGGCCAGAGCCAGGAGACGATCCTGCGCAACACCCTGGGTCTGAAGAACATCGTCGGCGTGCTGCTCGAGGCGCGCAGCGCCGGCGGGCCTACCCGCCCGGCCGACGGTGGCTCGCAGACCCCCGAGGCCCGCAAGCGCAAGACCTACTCGGCGATCTACACCTTCGAGCAGTTCTTCGACTACTTCGACGCCAACCAGGACGCGATCGAGGAGGCGGGCGAGGAGGGGCGCCGGCTGCAGCGGCTCAACCGCGGGCCGATCGTCTTCCGCGGCGCCTACACGGTGGACCCGTTCCCGGCGCCGCACCCCGGTGAGGCCCCGCCGAACCCGGAGGTCCCCGGCCCGGAGCAGATCCTCGACGCCCCGGTCTGTGGCTACCTCCTCACCGAGGAGCAGTACCACGGCGTGCGGGAGGACAGCCCGCCCGGGTTCCCGACGACGGTCGCCGAGCGGATCGAGGCGCACGGCTGGCGGGTCCAGGAGCGGGCTCGCGGCTACATGGTCCCGCTGACCCAGGACCAGCGCGGCCTCATCCCGCTCCTGCTCGACGGCGACGCCGCTGAGCCGTGGGTCTCGGCCCAGCGGCTCTACGGGCCGGCGAACAACCGTGTGGCGCTGCCCGACAGCGCGTGCGGCAAGACCCGGCTCAACCCGTCGGTCGGCGGCCCGGCCCAGCAGGCCGAGCTCGTCTACACGACGGACTGA
- a CDS encoding MDR family MFS transporter — MTVDQQQPAGRVEAPAADAPVPSQVKLVIGVLLVASFVMILNETVMSVAIPRLMDEFAVTAATAQWLTTAFMLTMAVVIPTTGLILTRFSTRSVFLAAMGTFTAGTALAALAPVFPVLVLARVVQASGTAVMLPLLITTVLTFVPVSRRGRTMGLISIVIAVAPATGPTFSGFILSNFGWRWIFLAVLPIAALALVIGGSLVKNITTPRAVPFDALSILLSATAFGGLIYGLSSIGESTEGHAAVPPVVPLVVGAAALTVFVWRQLGLQRRDAALLDLRPFRSRTFSVGVGMMLISMGALFGTLILLPIFLQNVMGLSTLETGLVLLPGGLTMGLIAPLVGRLFDRVGPRPLVVPGSVAVATALALMTLLGSGSETWHVVLVHVLLSIGLGFLMTPLMTSALGSVEPALYSHGSAIMNTLQQLAGGAGTALFITVMSTRTADGVAEGLDPVAAQAAGIHDAFLWGAGLAVVAVAVSFLVRKPVTPADEPAADHR; from the coding sequence ATGACCGTCGACCAGCAGCAACCCGCCGGCCGGGTCGAGGCACCCGCCGCGGACGCGCCCGTGCCCTCCCAGGTCAAGCTCGTCATCGGGGTGCTGCTCGTCGCCTCGTTCGTCATGATCCTCAACGAGACCGTGATGAGCGTGGCGATCCCACGCCTCATGGACGAGTTCGCCGTCACCGCGGCCACCGCCCAGTGGCTCACCACGGCGTTCATGCTCACCATGGCCGTCGTCATCCCGACCACCGGCCTCATCCTCACCCGCTTCTCCACCCGCTCGGTGTTCCTCGCGGCGATGGGGACGTTCACGGCCGGGACCGCGCTCGCGGCGCTCGCGCCGGTGTTCCCGGTGCTCGTCCTCGCCCGGGTGGTGCAGGCGAGCGGGACCGCGGTCATGCTGCCGCTGCTCATCACGACCGTGCTCACGTTCGTGCCGGTCTCGCGCCGCGGCCGCACGATGGGCCTGATCTCCATCGTCATCGCCGTCGCCCCGGCCACCGGGCCGACGTTCTCCGGCTTCATCCTCAGCAACTTCGGCTGGCGGTGGATCTTCCTCGCCGTGCTCCCGATCGCAGCGCTCGCGCTCGTCATCGGCGGCTCGCTCGTCAAGAACATCACCACGCCGCGCGCCGTACCTTTCGACGCGCTGTCGATCCTCCTGTCCGCCACCGCGTTCGGCGGCCTCATCTACGGGCTGAGCAGCATCGGGGAGTCGACCGAGGGGCACGCCGCCGTGCCGCCGGTCGTCCCGCTCGTCGTCGGCGCGGCAGCGCTCACCGTCTTCGTGTGGCGCCAGCTCGGGCTGCAGCGGCGTGACGCCGCCCTCCTGGACCTGCGCCCGTTCCGGTCGCGGACCTTCAGCGTGGGCGTCGGGATGATGCTCATCTCGATGGGCGCGCTGTTCGGCACCCTCATCCTGCTGCCGATCTTCCTGCAGAACGTCATGGGGCTGAGCACGCTGGAGACCGGTCTCGTGCTGCTCCCCGGCGGTCTGACGATGGGTCTCATCGCCCCGCTCGTCGGGCGCCTGTTCGACCGGGTGGGACCGCGCCCGCTCGTCGTGCCCGGATCCGTCGCCGTCGCGACCGCGCTCGCGCTCATGACGCTGCTCGGCTCCGGGAGCGAGACGTGGCACGTCGTGCTCGTGCACGTCCTGCTGAGCATCGGGCTCGGGTTCCTCATGACCCCGCTCATGACGTCGGCCCTCGGGTCGGTGGAGCCCGCGCTGTACTCCCACGGCAGCGCGATCATGAACACGCTCCAGCAGCTCGCCGGCGGTGCCGGCACGGCCCTGTTCATCACCGTGATGTCCACCCGGACCGCCGACGGCGTGGCCGAGGGCCTGGACCCGGTGGCTGCCCAGGCCGCGGGCATCCACGACGCGTTCCTCTGGGGCGCGGGCCTGGCCGTCGTCGCCGTCGCGGTCTCCTTCCTCGTCCGCAAGCCCGTCACCCCGGCTGACGAGCCCGCAGCCGACCACCGCTGA
- a CDS encoding M15 family metallopeptidase → MDGIVSISQRIAGIQAQLTTLAPPRPAAAGTAAAFEALFTRALSELAPAGVLDPTAPASVPAVLDADGVPADLAVYGNGKVPMSALAPVGDTGHHLWAPAAQKFEDLLAAAAADGVTIGINDSYRTHERQVELAGELGLYPQGGLAAVPGTSRHGWGMAVDLRLNGEALQWMRVNGERFGFVEDTPRETWHWAFYPDRVRP, encoded by the coding sequence ATGGACGGGATCGTCTCGATCTCCCAGCGCATCGCGGGGATCCAGGCACAGCTGACGACGCTCGCGCCGCCGCGGCCCGCAGCCGCGGGTACGGCGGCTGCCTTCGAGGCGCTGTTCACCCGGGCGCTCTCGGAGCTCGCGCCGGCCGGTGTGCTCGACCCGACGGCCCCGGCGTCCGTGCCCGCCGTGCTCGACGCGGACGGGGTACCGGCGGATCTCGCCGTGTACGGCAACGGGAAGGTCCCGATGTCCGCGTTGGCACCGGTCGGCGACACGGGGCACCACCTGTGGGCACCCGCGGCGCAGAAGTTCGAGGACCTGCTCGCCGCGGCTGCTGCCGACGGCGTGACGATCGGGATCAACGACTCCTACCGCACCCACGAGCGTCAGGTGGAGCTCGCCGGTGAGCTGGGCCTGTACCCGCAGGGTGGCCTCGCAGCCGTCCCCGGGACCAGCCGGCACGGGTGGGGGATGGCCGTGGACCTCCGGCTGAACGGTGAGGCGCTGCAGTGGATGCGCGTGAACGGGGAGCGGTTCGGGTTCGTGGAGGACACACCGCGCGAGACCTGGCACTGGGCCTTCTACCCCGACCGCGTGAGGCCCTGA
- a CDS encoding dienelactone hydrolase family protein produces the protein MAEATTTVPLADGGMPAHLWLPPSGRGPGLLLLQEIFGVSTYIRDRARDLAALGYVVLAPELYWRLAATVDESRDDVLEQAMALVAQLDWEQTVGDAVAALDTLRARPEVEGGVGVVGFCFGGGVAFNVAAVAEVDALVAYYGSALPQLLGLAGRVRAPSLHHFGTADDYLPPETVEAIRAAVSGPEVELHLHEGAGHAFDNPSPEFVHERARAEAWEQTVDFLARRLPVR, from the coding sequence ATGGCCGAAGCGACGACGACCGTGCCTCTCGCCGACGGCGGGATGCCGGCCCACCTGTGGCTGCCGCCGTCGGGCCGCGGCCCGGGGCTGCTGCTCCTGCAGGAGATCTTCGGCGTCTCGACCTACATCCGCGACCGCGCTCGCGACCTCGCGGCCCTCGGCTACGTCGTCCTCGCGCCGGAGCTGTACTGGCGCCTGGCGGCGACGGTCGACGAGTCGCGCGACGACGTCCTCGAGCAGGCGATGGCGCTGGTGGCGCAGCTCGACTGGGAGCAGACGGTGGGTGACGCCGTCGCGGCGCTCGACACGCTGCGGGCACGCCCGGAGGTGGAGGGCGGCGTCGGGGTCGTCGGGTTCTGCTTCGGCGGGGGAGTGGCGTTCAACGTCGCCGCGGTGGCCGAGGTCGACGCGCTCGTCGCGTACTACGGCTCCGCGCTGCCGCAGCTGCTGGGGCTGGCCGGGCGGGTGCGGGCGCCGAGCCTGCACCACTTCGGCACGGCGGACGACTACCTCCCGCCGGAGACGGTCGAGGCGATCCGGGCCGCCGTCAGCGGGCCGGAGGTGGAGCTCCACCTGCACGAGGGCGCGGGCCACGCCTTCGACAACCCCTCGCCCGAGTTCGTCCACGAGCGGGCGCGGGCCGAGGCGTGGGAGCAGACGGTGGACTTCCTCGCGCGCCGCCTGCCGGTGCGTTAG
- a CDS encoding NAD(P)/FAD-dependent oxidoreductase gives MSESPTVLTPTVAVIGGGPAGLSAAKRLARAVDGEVLVLEREREAGGIPRHADHRGYGIRDRRRFMSGPAYAKALVAEAERAGARIVTRAMVTGWADERTLAVTTPHGLVHVRPDVFCFATGARERPRAARLIPGTRPAGVLTTGQLQNLVHVNHEKVGTRAVVVGAELVSWSAVMTLAEAGCRTEALVTEQPKGESYWLFREPGRLWFRTRVVTGSRVVAIHGRPRVTGVEVEDVGTGKRRVIACDTVVFTGDWIADHELLRMAGVEMDGASTGPVVDTAMRTSRDGVFAVGNVNHPVETADVVALEGEAVAERILEHLRGERQPAGTVRLTVASPLRWVTPARYAPDGPPPARGRLVAWVDRFVAWPVVTVEQDGREVARRRLWWPAAPGRAFRIPSTLLRDVDATGGDVRISVG, from the coding sequence ATGAGTGAGTCGCCGACCGTCCTCACCCCCACGGTCGCCGTCATCGGCGGAGGCCCGGCCGGACTGAGCGCGGCAAAGAGGCTCGCCCGCGCCGTCGACGGCGAGGTGCTCGTGCTCGAGCGGGAGCGCGAGGCCGGGGGGATCCCGCGGCACGCCGACCACCGGGGCTACGGCATCCGCGACCGTCGGCGGTTCATGTCCGGGCCCGCGTATGCGAAGGCGCTCGTGGCGGAGGCCGAGCGAGCGGGCGCGCGCATCGTGACCCGGGCGATGGTCACCGGCTGGGCGGACGAGCGGACGCTCGCAGTGACGACGCCGCACGGGCTGGTCCACGTCCGGCCGGACGTGTTCTGCTTCGCGACCGGCGCACGGGAGCGGCCGCGCGCCGCGCGGCTCATCCCCGGCACCCGGCCGGCGGGGGTGCTCACGACGGGGCAGCTGCAGAACCTCGTGCACGTCAACCACGAGAAGGTGGGGACGCGGGCCGTCGTCGTCGGCGCCGAGCTGGTGAGTTGGTCCGCGGTGATGACGCTCGCCGAGGCCGGTTGCCGCACCGAGGCGCTGGTCACCGAGCAGCCGAAGGGGGAGTCGTACTGGCTGTTTCGCGAGCCGGGCAGGCTGTGGTTCCGTACGCGCGTCGTCACGGGCTCGCGGGTGGTCGCGATCCACGGTCGGCCGCGTGTCACCGGGGTGGAGGTGGAGGACGTCGGCACCGGTAAGCGCCGGGTCATCGCCTGCGACACCGTCGTCTTCACCGGCGACTGGATCGCCGACCACGAGCTGCTCCGGATGGCGGGCGTGGAGATGGACGGGGCGAGCACCGGCCCGGTGGTCGACACCGCAATGCGCACGTCCCGGGACGGGGTGTTCGCCGTCGGGAACGTCAACCACCCCGTCGAGACGGCCGACGTCGTCGCGCTCGAGGGGGAGGCCGTCGCCGAGCGCATCCTCGAGCACCTGCGCGGTGAGCGGCAGCCTGCTGGGACCGTGCGGCTGACCGTCGCGAGCCCCCTGCGCTGGGTCACGCCGGCACGGTACGCACCGGACGGGCCCCCGCCCGCGCGCGGACGCCTCGTGGCGTGGGTCGACCGGTTCGTCGCATGGCCGGTGGTCACGGTCGAGCAGGACGGCCGCGAGGTGGCGCGTCGCCGGCTGTGGTGGCCGGCCGCGCCCGGGCGGGCGTTCCGGATCCCGTCGACCCTCCTGAGGGACGTCGACGCGACCGGCGGGGACGTGCGGATCTCCGTCGGCTGA
- a CDS encoding NAD(P)/FAD-dependent oxidoreductase, whose translation MGLASYDIVVVGAGVVGAAIARDLAGTNHSVAVVDSRDDVGEGTSKANTAILHTGYDATPGTLEARLVARGYHLLKEYCAQAAIGVRYTGAVLVAWDEEQAGSLPGLQAKAAANGYHQTSLISAEEVYAQLPSLGPGVTGGLLVPDEAVIDAWTVPLAFATEAVQRGATFLREHRVTGVEVGPERTTVRTDRGDLSARWVVNAAGLGGDVIDAMFGYDRLRVHPRKGELLVYDKLAAGLVDRIVLAAPSKVGKGVLISPTIFGNVMLGPTADDMEDKTDTSTTEPGFEFLLEKGRRIMPALLDEEVTASYAGLRAANNQSDYLIDVDAEQRYVIAGAIRSTGLTSAPAVAEYVRELLADTDLDVTLRGDLPLPPVMPPLGEHQQRPHADDALIRHDGAYGEVVCFCERVTRGEIRDAMTSTVPPGSLQGLRRRTRVMNGRCQAFFCGAAVKKLYESYEEQGHE comes from the coding sequence ATGGGCCTCGCGTCGTACGACATCGTCGTGGTCGGAGCCGGCGTCGTCGGGGCCGCGATCGCCCGGGACCTCGCCGGGACCAACCACTCGGTGGCCGTCGTCGACAGCCGCGACGACGTCGGGGAGGGGACGAGCAAGGCCAACACCGCCATCCTCCACACCGGGTACGACGCGACGCCCGGCACCCTCGAGGCGCGGCTCGTGGCGCGCGGCTACCACCTCCTCAAGGAGTACTGCGCCCAGGCCGCGATCGGGGTGCGTTACACGGGGGCCGTGCTCGTCGCGTGGGACGAGGAGCAGGCCGGATCCCTGCCGGGCCTGCAGGCCAAGGCCGCGGCGAACGGCTACCACCAGACCTCCCTCATCTCCGCCGAGGAGGTCTACGCCCAGCTGCCCAGCCTCGGCCCCGGCGTCACCGGTGGGCTCCTCGTCCCCGACGAGGCGGTCATCGACGCCTGGACGGTGCCGCTCGCGTTCGCCACGGAGGCGGTCCAGCGCGGTGCGACGTTCCTGCGGGAGCACCGGGTGACGGGGGTGGAGGTCGGCCCGGAGAGGACGACCGTCCGGACCGACCGGGGCGACCTCAGCGCCCGCTGGGTGGTCAACGCCGCCGGGCTCGGTGGCGACGTCATCGACGCGATGTTCGGCTACGACCGGCTGCGGGTCCACCCGCGCAAGGGCGAGCTGCTCGTCTACGACAAGCTCGCCGCAGGGCTCGTGGACAGGATCGTCCTCGCCGCGCCGTCGAAGGTGGGCAAGGGCGTCCTCATCAGCCCGACCATCTTCGGCAACGTCATGCTCGGCCCGACCGCCGACGACATGGAGGACAAGACCGACACGTCGACGACGGAGCCGGGCTTCGAGTTCCTCCTCGAGAAGGGCCGGCGGATCATGCCGGCGCTGCTCGACGAGGAGGTCACCGCCTCCTACGCGGGCCTGCGGGCGGCGAACAACCAGAGCGACTACCTCATCGACGTCGACGCCGAGCAGCGCTACGTCATCGCCGGGGCGATCCGCTCCACGGGTCTGACCTCGGCACCTGCGGTGGCGGAGTACGTCCGCGAGCTGCTCGCGGACACCGACCTGGACGTGACGCTGCGGGGGGACCTGCCGCTGCCGCCCGTCATGCCGCCGCTCGGTGAGCACCAGCAGCGCCCCCACGCCGACGACGCGCTCATCCGTCACGACGGCGCGTACGGCGAGGTCGTGTGCTTCTGCGAGCGCGTCACCCGCGGGGAGATCCGGGACGCGATGACCTCGACCGTCCCGCCCGGGTCCCTGCAAGGACTGAGGCGGCGGACCCGGGTGATGAACGGACGGTGCCAGGCGTTCTTCTGCGGCGCCGCGGTGAAGAAGCTGTACGAGAGCTACGAGGAGCAGGGCCATGAGTGA
- a CDS encoding ethanolamine utilization protein EutH, with translation MSINEVIVVVMAVFLVIGGIDRAIGNRFGLGQQFEEGLNTFGPLALSMVGMISLAPILSKVLNPIVVPLYELLGADPAMFAGTLLANDMGGYHLAVEMAQSEEAGLLAGAILAAMLGCTVVFTIPVGLGIISEENRPYFANGVLVGVVTIPFGVLVGGLVAGYPLPMILANLVPIVLAAVLIAIGLWKFPGAMTTGFLAFGKFLVAIISLALAVGAFEFLTGWQVMPVGWELAPVMEGLEIVAQICLFLMGAFPLMYLITKVAAKPLGAFGRMLGMNEVASGGLIVSMANAIPTFGLMSKMDKRGIFINTAWAVSAMAILGDHLGFTAGVAPEMITPMIVGKLAAAVSATVLAYVIATKRYPAHEAAAETRVARETVDANIESGGSVTAPDARGKDA, from the coding sequence ATGAGCATCAACGAAGTCATCGTCGTCGTCATGGCGGTATTCCTCGTCATCGGCGGCATCGACCGCGCGATCGGAAACCGCTTCGGCCTCGGGCAGCAGTTCGAGGAGGGCCTCAACACCTTCGGCCCGCTGGCCCTGTCGATGGTCGGGATGATCTCCCTCGCCCCGATCCTCTCCAAGGTCCTCAACCCGATCGTCGTCCCCCTCTACGAGCTCCTCGGCGCGGACCCGGCGATGTTCGCCGGCACCCTGCTCGCCAACGACATGGGCGGGTACCACCTCGCCGTCGAGATGGCGCAGAGCGAGGAGGCCGGCCTGCTCGCCGGCGCCATCCTCGCCGCCATGCTCGGCTGCACCGTCGTGTTCACCATCCCGGTGGGTCTGGGCATCATCTCCGAGGAGAACCGCCCCTACTTCGCCAACGGCGTGCTCGTCGGTGTCGTCACCATCCCGTTCGGCGTGCTCGTCGGCGGGCTGGTGGCCGGGTACCCCCTCCCGATGATCCTCGCGAACCTCGTCCCGATCGTCCTGGCGGCGGTCCTCATCGCCATCGGGCTGTGGAAGTTCCCGGGGGCCATGACCACCGGGTTCCTCGCGTTCGGCAAGTTCCTCGTCGCGATCATCTCCCTCGCACTGGCCGTCGGCGCCTTCGAGTTCCTCACCGGCTGGCAGGTCATGCCGGTGGGCTGGGAGCTGGCCCCGGTGATGGAGGGCCTGGAGATCGTCGCCCAGATCTGCCTCTTCCTCATGGGCGCGTTCCCGCTCATGTACCTCATCACCAAGGTGGCGGCGAAGCCGCTCGGCGCGTTCGGGCGCATGCTCGGGATGAACGAGGTCGCCTCCGGCGGTCTCATCGTCTCCATGGCCAACGCCATCCCGACGTTCGGGCTCATGTCGAAGATGGACAAGCGCGGGATCTTCATCAACACCGCGTGGGCGGTCTCCGCGATGGCGATCCTCGGGGACCACCTCGGCTTCACCGCCGGCGTGGCGCCGGAGATGATCACCCCGATGATCGTCGGGAAGCTCGCCGCCGCCGTCTCCGCCACCGTCCTCGCCTACGTGATCGCGACCAAGCGGTACCCGGCCCACGAGGCCGCCGCCGAGACGCGAGTCGCGCGGGAGACCGTGGACGCCAACATCGAGTCCGGTGGCAGCGTCACCGCGCCGGACGCCCGAGGGAAGGACGCCTGA